The proteins below come from a single Streptomyces sp. MRC013 genomic window:
- a CDS encoding phage holin family protein, with amino-acid sequence MGVGRWRSAGRAALRVVVVWAASTLTLLALAGVLPDLRLQSGNGDSATRTAVTAAWGAGAFGLLGALVWPLVVRALLLVPALVLGVLVFFLNGSLLLVALWLVPDGRGEADPENAVVVAAVMSAVASATSTALAVRDDDAYGRRLYRLAGRRRAAPAPGAAPGTVFLQLDGVGHRVLRHALDAGLMPTLAAWEGTTHRLTPWRTGWSSQTGASQLALLHGSDHDVPAFRWYEKDTGRLMVCNRPASAAELQRRAAARTGDPGLLADDGASRGNLFGGGADQLALVLSVSGRRGPGTRSRAGYFAYFRDPANATRTAVSFAAEVFREVGQALAARLRGERPRVPRGGPYPFVRAFATVVERDVVLAAVMGDVLAGRTAVYADLVAYDEVAHHSGPCGRDAAKVLARLDRCVGLIGKAAGHAPRPYRIVVLSDHGQSFGETFQSAYGLTLRDLVRAGCGLPVSRRARRGAGGAEARGALRSALHRPVEGERRGERPARGADPLVLASGNLGLVYFPDVPHRMSRQEIDRRHPGLLPALAGHPGVGFVLVRCERRGSVVLAADGFEAPVAGLADGTGPLAAFGPGAAGAIRRTDGFPHVADVMVNSAYDPSADRVHAFEDQIGSHGGLGGGQGEAFLLWPRELPAPVAAGEALVGAEAVHRVLRRWLEESRGPGGCSGTPAASVQEPPSDRRAAEAFPAADGRAPDKKG; translated from the coding sequence GTGGGCGTCGGACGGTGGAGGTCGGCGGGCCGCGCGGCCCTGCGGGTCGTCGTGGTGTGGGCCGCGTCGACGCTCACCCTGCTCGCCCTCGCCGGGGTGCTCCCCGACCTCCGGCTCCAGTCCGGGAACGGCGACAGCGCCACCAGGACGGCCGTCACCGCCGCCTGGGGCGCGGGCGCCTTCGGCCTGCTCGGCGCGCTCGTGTGGCCCTTGGTCGTCCGGGCGCTGCTGCTCGTCCCGGCGCTCGTCCTCGGGGTGCTCGTGTTCTTCCTCAACGGGTCGCTGCTGCTGGTCGCGCTCTGGCTCGTCCCCGACGGGCGCGGGGAGGCCGACCCGGAGAACGCCGTCGTCGTCGCCGCCGTCATGTCCGCCGTGGCGTCCGCGACCTCCACCGCCCTCGCCGTCCGCGACGACGACGCCTACGGCCGGCGTCTGTACCGGCTCGCCGGCCGCCGCCGCGCCGCCCCCGCCCCCGGCGCCGCGCCGGGCACGGTCTTCCTGCAGCTCGACGGCGTCGGCCACCGCGTGCTGCGCCACGCCCTGGACGCCGGGCTGATGCCGACGCTCGCCGCCTGGGAGGGGACCACCCACCGGCTCACCCCGTGGCGCACCGGCTGGTCCAGCCAGACCGGTGCCAGCCAGCTCGCCCTGCTGCACGGCAGCGACCACGACGTGCCCGCGTTCCGCTGGTACGAGAAGGACACCGGCCGCCTCATGGTGTGCAACCGGCCCGCGAGCGCCGCCGAACTCCAGCGCCGCGCCGCCGCCCGCACCGGCGACCCCGGGCTCCTCGCCGACGACGGGGCCAGCCGGGGCAACCTCTTCGGCGGCGGCGCGGACCAGCTCGCCCTGGTGCTGTCGGTCTCCGGCCGCCGCGGCCCCGGGACCCGCTCCCGCGCCGGGTACTTCGCCTACTTCCGGGACCCCGCCAACGCCACCCGGACCGCGGTGTCGTTCGCCGCGGAGGTGTTCCGGGAGGTCGGGCAGGCGCTCGCCGCCCGGCTGCGGGGCGAGCGGCCGCGCGTGCCGCGCGGCGGCCCGTACCCGTTCGTCCGGGCCTTCGCGACGGTCGTGGAGCGGGACGTGGTGCTCGCGGCCGTGATGGGCGACGTGCTGGCCGGGCGGACGGCCGTCTACGCCGACCTCGTGGCGTACGACGAGGTCGCCCACCACTCCGGGCCGTGCGGCCGGGACGCGGCGAAGGTCCTCGCGCGCCTCGACCGGTGCGTCGGGCTGATCGGGAAGGCCGCCGGGCACGCCCCGCGCCCGTACCGGATCGTGGTCCTCTCCGACCACGGGCAGAGCTTCGGCGAGACCTTCCAGAGCGCGTACGGGCTGACGCTCCGCGACCTCGTACGGGCCGGCTGCGGCCTGCCGGTCTCCCGGCGGGCCCGGCGCGGCGCCGGCGGCGCGGAGGCCCGGGGCGCGCTGCGCAGCGCCCTGCACCGGCCGGTCGAGGGCGAGCGGCGCGGGGAGCGCCCGGCGCGCGGTGCGGACCCCCTGGTGCTGGCGTCGGGGAACCTGGGGCTCGTGTACTTCCCCGACGTGCCGCACCGGATGTCGCGCCAGGAGATCGACCGCCGCCACCCGGGGCTGCTGCCGGCCCTCGCCGGGCACCCGGGCGTCGGCTTCGTCCTGGTGCGCTGCGAGCGGCGCGGCTCGGTGGTGCTCGCGGCGGACGGGTTCGAGGCGCCGGTCGCCGGGCTGGCCGACGGGACGGGGCCGCTCGCCGCGTTCGGGCCGGGCGCGGCCGGCGCGATCCGCCGCACCGACGGCTTCCCGCACGTCGCGGACGTCATGGTCAACTCCGCGTACGACCCGTCGGCCGACCGGGTGCACGCCTTCGAGGACCAGATCGGTTCGCACGGCGGGCTCGGCGGCGGCCAGGGCGAGGCGTTCCTGCTGTGGCCGCGCGAGCTGCCGGCGCCCGTCGCGGCGGGGGAGGCCCTGGTGGGCGCCGAAGCCGTGCACCGGGTGCTGCGCCGCTGGCTGGAGGAGTCGCGCGGTCCCGGGGGATGCTCCGGGACGCCGGCCGCATCCGTGCAGGAACCACCGTCCGACCGGCGGGCGGCCGAAGCATTTCCTGCGGCAGACGGCCGTGCGCCGGACAAAAAGGGGTGA
- a CDS encoding MBL fold metallo-hydrolase: MEVTWWGHATCTIEDSGVRVLTDPLFVRRLAHLRRRRGAPPPPEAAVADLVLVSHLHADHLHLPSLARLAPGTRLVVPRGATRAVPGLRRLAGLRITEVGAGDEVAAGPVAVRAVPAAHDGRRLPVGPHRSPALGYVVRGAARTYFAGDTGLFDGMAEAVGEVDVALLPVGGWGPFLGHGHLDAGRAARALAALAPRAAVPVHYGTYWPIGMDAVRPHEFHAPGDEFARLAARLAPRVAVHRLGHGESVRPGAAR; the protein is encoded by the coding sequence ATGGAGGTCACCTGGTGGGGCCACGCCACCTGCACGATCGAGGACTCCGGGGTGCGGGTGCTGACGGACCCGCTGTTCGTCCGGCGGCTCGCGCACCTGCGCAGGCGCCGGGGCGCGCCGCCGCCGCCCGAGGCGGCGGTGGCCGACCTGGTGCTCGTGTCGCACCTGCACGCCGACCACCTGCACCTGCCCTCGCTGGCCCGGCTCGCGCCCGGCACGCGGCTGGTGGTGCCGCGCGGCGCGACCCGCGCGGTGCCGGGGCTGCGGCGGCTGGCGGGACTGCGGATCACCGAGGTCGGCGCCGGCGACGAGGTGGCGGCGGGGCCGGTGGCGGTGCGGGCGGTGCCGGCCGCGCACGACGGACGGCGGCTGCCGGTGGGACCGCACCGCTCCCCCGCGCTCGGGTACGTGGTGCGGGGCGCGGCGCGCACGTACTTCGCCGGGGACACCGGCCTGTTCGACGGGATGGCCGAGGCGGTCGGCGAGGTGGACGTGGCCCTGCTGCCGGTGGGCGGGTGGGGCCCGTTCCTGGGCCACGGCCACCTGGACGCGGGGCGTGCCGCCCGGGCCCTGGCGGCGCTGGCGCCCCGGGCGGCGGTACCGGTGCACTACGGCACGTACTGGCCGATCGGGATGGACGCGGTGCGGCCGCACGAGTTCCACGCGCCGGGCGACGAGTTCGCCCGGCTGGCGGCGCGGCTGGCGCCCCGCGTCGCGGTGCACCGGCTCGGGCACGGGGAGAGCGTGCGGCCGGGGGCGGCGCGGTGA
- a CDS encoding VTT domain-containing protein, giving the protein MIAELLGQLPPQEAQRAVGYPSLFLLVALGALVPVVPTGAVVSSAAVVAFHQATPFALPAVFLVAAAAALAGDAALYWLGWRGAASRGGPRWPAVPESRAAPDRLERARAGLRRHRVAVLVLSRLVPAGRIPVMLACLTARVPPARFVRSDVPAVLAWTAAYQLIGVAGGALFPRPWQGVAAAVALALLVAAAPRVWRRARRGRRTGPGGG; this is encoded by the coding sequence GTGATCGCGGAGCTGCTGGGCCAGCTGCCCCCGCAGGAGGCGCAGCGGGCGGTCGGCTACCCGTCGCTGTTCCTGCTGGTGGCCCTGGGCGCGCTGGTGCCGGTGGTGCCGACGGGGGCGGTGGTCAGCTCGGCGGCGGTCGTGGCGTTTCACCAGGCGACGCCGTTCGCGCTGCCGGCGGTCTTCCTGGTGGCCGCGGCGGCGGCCCTCGCGGGGGACGCCGCGCTGTACTGGCTGGGGTGGCGCGGGGCCGCCTCGCGGGGCGGACCGCGGTGGCCGGCGGTGCCGGAGTCCCGGGCAGCGCCGGACCGGCTGGAGCGGGCCCGGGCGGGGCTGCGGCGGCACCGGGTGGCGGTGCTGGTGCTGTCCCGGCTGGTGCCGGCGGGGCGGATCCCGGTGATGCTGGCGTGCCTGACGGCGCGGGTGCCGCCGGCCCGCTTCGTCCGGAGCGACGTGCCCGCGGTGCTGGCGTGGACGGCGGCGTACCAGCTGATCGGGGTGGCGGGCGGGGCGCTGTTCCCGCGGCCGTGGCAGGGGGTGGCGGCGGCGGTGGCGCTGGCGCTGCTGGTCGCCGCCGCGCCGAGGGTGTGGCGCCGGGCGCGGCGGGGGCGGCGGACCGGCCCGGGCGGTGGGTGA
- a CDS encoding MBL fold metallo-hydrolase, whose translation MTDGTSTDLTAPATPPGRGPAPRPLGEVRTWPRSFAGRLTAPLPGVHAFARLAREGSAALRPGSDGLRDVPRLPFAPGPLPPAGPGTVAATWAGHASWVLRIGGLTVLTDPVWSRRILGTPARVTPVGVRWEDLPPVDAVVISHNHYDHLDAPTLRRLPRTTPLFVPAGLGRWFRRRRFTTVTELDWWESAELRGVRFEFVPAHHWSKRTLTDTCRTLWGGWVLGDRRGRRVYFAGDTGYGHWFRRIAERHPGIDLALMPIGAYAPRWWLGDVHTDPEEAVRAFRDLGARIMAPMHWATFVLSSEPVLEPLTRLHTAWGAAGLPRDRLWDLAVGESRVLE comes from the coding sequence ATGACGGACGGGACGTCCACCGACCTCACCGCGCCCGCCACGCCCCCCGGGCGCGGCCCGGCTCCCCGGCCGCTGGGCGAGGTCCGCACCTGGCCCCGCTCCTTCGCGGGCCGGCTCACCGCGCCGCTGCCCGGCGTCCACGCCTTCGCCCGCCTGGCCCGCGAGGGTTCCGCGGCCCTGCGCCCCGGCAGCGACGGCCTGCGCGACGTCCCGAGGCTGCCCTTCGCCCCCGGCCCGCTGCCCCCCGCCGGCCCGGGGACGGTGGCCGCCACCTGGGCGGGCCACGCCAGCTGGGTCCTCCGCATCGGCGGCCTCACCGTCCTCACCGACCCCGTGTGGTCCCGCCGCATCCTCGGCACCCCGGCCCGCGTCACGCCCGTCGGCGTCCGCTGGGAGGACCTGCCGCCCGTCGACGCGGTCGTGATCAGCCACAACCACTACGACCACCTGGACGCGCCCACCCTGCGCCGGCTCCCGCGCACCACGCCGCTGTTCGTCCCCGCCGGCCTCGGCCGCTGGTTCCGCCGCCGCCGGTTCACCACCGTCACCGAACTCGACTGGTGGGAGTCGGCCGAACTGCGCGGCGTCCGCTTCGAGTTCGTCCCGGCCCACCACTGGTCCAAGCGGACCCTCACCGACACCTGCCGCACCCTGTGGGGCGGCTGGGTCCTCGGCGACCGCCGCGGGCGGCGCGTGTACTTCGCCGGCGACACCGGCTACGGCCACTGGTTCCGCCGCATCGCCGAGCGCCACCCCGGCATCGACCTGGCGCTGATGCCCATCGGCGCGTACGCGCCCCGCTGGTGGCTCGGCGACGTCCACACCGATCCGGAGGAGGCCGTCCGCGCCTTCCGGGACCTCGGGGCCCGGATCATGGCCCCGATGCACTGGGCGACCTTCGTCCTGTCCTCCGAGCCGGTGCTGGAGCCCCTGACCCGCCTCCACACGGCCTGGGGGGCCGCAGGACTGCCCCGCGACCGCCTCTGGGACCTGGCGGTCGGCGAGTCCCGGGTCCTGGAGTGA
- a CDS encoding aminotransferase class I/II-fold pyridoxal phosphate-dependent enzyme: MTRSSASGHPHGHGQVRYAPPAPDTGLPVVAELAGLLAGAASRPDPEPPGGGPVLREAACGYWSRRGLRCHPEDLLASPGTGPLLTALLAAHGGDVLVPRPCPLSWTPQIRLLGRPAYHVPTPAECGGVPDPYALLETVRRVRAEGGRPAVLLLSVADDPTGTVAPPEPVREACEAAVGEGLHIVSDETWRDTVHHPHDTVFVSPAEMCPDDVTVLCDLAGSVTPASWPAAVARFPAGAPAAAHRSRALDVLTALGADLPGPLAVAVAHALDEPEAVTARNAAATALHARLAAEAHRVVLAAGALALPPEAGRHLYADLGPLRGPLAARGVTDSVELEDHLTARLGVPVPGGHRFGDELGALRVRLATTPLLGATQAERLAALDADDPLDPPHVARALEALSAALLGTAPRPDRVQTAGGNRR, translated from the coding sequence GTGACGCGCAGCTCCGCCTCCGGGCACCCCCACGGGCACGGGCAGGTGCGGTACGCGCCGCCCGCCCCCGACACCGGCCTCCCCGTCGTGGCGGAGCTCGCCGGACTGCTGGCCGGGGCCGCCTCCCGGCCCGACCCCGAGCCGCCCGGCGGCGGGCCCGTGCTGCGCGAGGCGGCCTGCGGCTACTGGTCGCGGCGCGGCCTGCGCTGCCACCCCGAGGACCTCCTCGCCTCGCCCGGCACCGGGCCGCTGCTGACCGCGCTGCTCGCCGCGCACGGCGGCGACGTGCTGGTGCCGCGCCCCTGCCCGCTGTCCTGGACGCCGCAGATCCGCCTCCTGGGCCGGCCCGCCTACCACGTGCCGACGCCGGCCGAGTGCGGCGGCGTCCCCGACCCGTACGCGCTGCTGGAGACCGTACGGCGGGTGCGTGCGGAGGGCGGCCGCCCCGCCGTCCTGCTGCTGAGCGTCGCCGACGACCCCACCGGCACCGTCGCCCCGCCCGAGCCCGTCCGCGAGGCGTGCGAGGCGGCCGTCGGGGAGGGACTGCACATCGTCAGCGACGAGACCTGGCGGGACACCGTGCACCACCCGCACGACACGGTCTTCGTCAGCCCCGCCGAGATGTGCCCCGACGACGTCACCGTCCTGTGCGACCTCGCCGGCTCGGTCACCCCCGCCTCCTGGCCGGCAGCCGTGGCCCGCTTCCCCGCCGGAGCCCCCGCCGCCGCCCACCGGTCCCGCGCCCTCGACGTGCTCACCGCCCTCGGCGCCGACCTGCCCGGCCCGCTGGCCGTGGCCGTCGCCCACGCCCTCGACGAACCGGAGGCCGTCACCGCGCGGAACGCCGCCGCGACCGCCCTCCACGCGCGCCTGGCCGCCGAGGCCCACCGCGTGGTGCTCGCCGCCGGCGCCCTCGCCCTGCCGCCCGAGGCCGGCCGCCACCTGTACGCGGACCTCGGCCCGCTCCGCGGCCCCCTCGCCGCGCGGGGCGTCACCGACTCCGTCGAGCTGGAGGACCACCTGACCGCGCGCCTCGGCGTCCCCGTGCCCGGCGGCCACCGCTTCGGGGACGAACTCGGCGCCCTGCGCGTACGCCTGGCCACCACCCCGCTGCTGGGGGCCACCCAGGCCGAACGGCTGGCGGCGCTCGACGCCGACGACCCCCTCGACCCGCCGCACGTGGCGCGGGCCCTGGAGGCCCTGTCGGCCGCGCTCCTCGGCACCGCCCCGCGCCCGGACCGCGTTCAGACCGCCGGAGGGAACCGCAGATGA
- a CDS encoding GAF domain-containing protein: MATALLRTAPGDAPGALEAAARVLHGRFADWVIADLTVGGAAVPVRRAAVFGPPDDGVLAKVLAGQDPAGCPLVAEVAAGGSASLQVRPEDALALGTDGDGAAVLVRAEVSSLLCLPVVAGGAAGDDGPEVLGVLTLLRTRARRAFSMAEAQAADVLSRHVGLAMRRPGPPAP, encoded by the coding sequence GTGGCGACGGCCCTGCTGCGTACCGCCCCGGGGGACGCGCCGGGGGCGCTGGAGGCGGCGGCGCGGGTCCTGCACGGCCGGTTCGCCGACTGGGTGATCGCCGACCTGACGGTGGGCGGGGCCGCCGTGCCGGTGCGCCGCGCGGCGGTGTTCGGGCCTCCGGACGACGGCGTGCTGGCGAAGGTGCTCGCCGGGCAGGACCCGGCGGGGTGTCCCCTGGTCGCGGAGGTCGCGGCGGGCGGCTCGGCGTCCCTGCAGGTGCGCCCGGAGGACGCGCTGGCGCTCGGTACGGACGGCGACGGGGCGGCCGTGCTGGTGCGCGCCGAGGTCAGCTCGCTGCTGTGCCTGCCGGTCGTCGCCGGCGGCGCGGCGGGCGACGACGGGCCGGAGGTCCTGGGCGTGCTGACGCTGCTGCGCACCCGGGCGCGGCGGGCGTTCTCGATGGCGGAGGCGCAGGCCGCCGACGTGCTGTCCCGCCACGTCGGGCTGGCCATGCGCCGTCCGGGCCCGCCCGCGCCGTAG
- a CDS encoding SigB/SigF/SigG family RNA polymerase sigma factor: MPTLAHTKHPHDDAPDTSEAFRRLATLPPGEERDRVRQDIVSAWLPMADRLAGRFRNRGEALEDLKQVAALGLVKAVDRYDPSRGAAFESFAVPTITGEIKRHFRDHMWTLHVPRRVQDLRGRVRAAYQELSYSVGGRTPTVAEIAEKAGMTEEEAAAGLEALDSFTALSLDAELPGTEDGYTLVDALGGPDPALDVVVDREAVKPRLRTLPEREQKILYMRFFRDMTQSSIAEDLGISQMHVSRLISRCCTRLREDIMRDAA, encoded by the coding sequence ATGCCTACGCTCGCCCACACGAAGCATCCGCACGACGACGCCCCCGACACCTCCGAGGCGTTCCGGCGTCTGGCGACGCTGCCGCCCGGGGAGGAGAGGGACCGCGTGCGCCAGGACATCGTGAGCGCCTGGCTGCCCATGGCGGACCGGCTGGCCGGCCGGTTCCGCAACAGGGGCGAGGCGCTGGAGGACCTCAAGCAGGTCGCCGCGCTCGGCCTGGTCAAGGCGGTCGACCGCTACGACCCCTCGCGCGGCGCGGCTTTCGAGAGCTTCGCCGTGCCCACCATCACCGGGGAGATCAAGCGGCACTTCCGGGACCACATGTGGACCCTCCACGTGCCGCGCCGGGTCCAGGACCTGCGCGGCCGGGTCCGCGCGGCCTACCAGGAGCTCTCGTACTCCGTCGGCGGCCGCACCCCCACGGTCGCGGAGATAGCCGAGAAGGCGGGGATGACGGAGGAGGAGGCCGCCGCCGGTCTGGAGGCCCTCGACAGCTTCACCGCCCTGTCGCTCGACGCCGAACTGCCCGGAACCGAGGACGGCTACACCCTCGTCGACGCGCTCGGCGGACCCGACCCGGCCCTCGACGTGGTCGTCGACCGCGAGGCCGTCAAGCCGCGGCTCCGCACGCTGCCGGAGCGCGAGCAGAAGATTCTCTACATGCGGTTCTTCCGCGACATGACCCAGAGCAGCATCGCCGAGGACCTCGGCATCTCCCAGATGCACGTCAGCCGCCTCATCAGCCGCTGCTGCACCCGGCTGCGCGAGGACATCATGCGGGACGCCGCGTAG
- a CDS encoding DUF2795 domain-containing protein: MQRGSDRLSRRHDDAMKHQLEGLLRSGHPTRTEEWHDPEPVADDDPELARGRVPGDTFEALRLELARHLARTPFPAHRGDLLRVLRERHAPDPLTERVEDLPGGRTYRSVQDVAVALHRR, from the coding sequence ATGCAGCGAGGCAGCGACCGGCTCAGCCGGCGTCACGACGACGCGATGAAGCACCAGCTCGAAGGGCTGCTCCGGTCCGGCCACCCCACCCGAACGGAGGAGTGGCACGATCCCGAGCCGGTGGCCGACGACGATCCGGAACTGGCTCGCGGGCGCGTACCGGGCGACACGTTCGAGGCGCTGCGCCTGGAACTGGCCCGGCACCTCGCCCGCACCCCGTTCCCGGCGCACCGGGGGGACCTGCTGCGCGTCCTGCGGGAACGGCACGCCCCCGATCCGCTCACGGAACGGGTGGAGGACCTCCCCGGTGGCCGCACGTACCGCAGCGTGCAGGACGTGGCGGTCGCCCTGCACCGCAGGTGA
- a CDS encoding CBS domain-containing protein: protein MAQLVREVMTAGAAAVRPDASLVEAAQLMRAQDIGDVLVADGDLLVGVVTDRDITVRAVAEGADPLAVNAETVCTPDPVCVGPDDEVATAVRLMRRHAVRRLPVVEDGRPLGVVSLGDLAVSQDPGSALADISRAEPNTETA from the coding sequence GTGGCACAGCTCGTGAGAGAGGTCATGACGGCGGGCGCCGCCGCCGTCCGCCCCGACGCCTCGCTGGTCGAGGCGGCCCAGCTGATGCGGGCGCAGGACATCGGCGACGTGCTCGTCGCCGACGGGGACCTGCTCGTGGGGGTGGTGACGGACCGGGACATCACCGTACGGGCGGTCGCCGAGGGCGCCGACCCGCTGGCCGTGAACGCCGAGACGGTCTGCACCCCGGACCCCGTGTGCGTGGGTCCGGACGACGAGGTGGCGACCGCCGTACGGCTGATGCGGCGGCACGCCGTACGGCGGCTGCCGGTGGTCGAGGACGGCCGGCCGCTCGGTGTGGTCAGCCTCGGGGACCTGGCGGTCTCGCAGGATCCCGGGTCGGCCCTCGCCGACATCAGCAGGGCGGAGCCGAACACCGAGACCGCGTGA
- a CDS encoding TIGR03086 family metal-binding protein, which yields MTGSPLLARHAEALGLFSSRVRAVGDRWDAPTPCAGWSVRDLVDHLTAEQLWVPRLVREGLTLAQVGDRYDGDVLGDDPVTAWERAAAGARDAFREEGALDRTVNLSYGDTASAAYCSQTAADAVVHAWDLSRAIGADERLPPALVDFALAEFAPYAGSLPATGLFAEPVPSAPGADAQTRLLTMLGRRP from the coding sequence GTGACCGGCAGCCCGCTCCTCGCCCGGCACGCGGAGGCGCTCGGCCTGTTCTCGTCGCGCGTCCGCGCCGTCGGGGACCGGTGGGATGCGCCCACCCCGTGCGCCGGGTGGTCCGTCCGCGACCTGGTCGACCACCTGACCGCCGAGCAGCTGTGGGTGCCCCGGCTGGTGCGGGAGGGGCTGACCCTCGCGCAGGTCGGCGACCGGTACGACGGCGATGTCCTCGGCGACGACCCGGTCACCGCGTGGGAGCGCGCCGCGGCGGGGGCGCGGGACGCCTTCCGGGAGGAGGGCGCCCTGGACCGCACGGTGAACCTGTCGTACGGCGACACCGCGTCCGCCGCCTACTGCTCGCAGACGGCGGCGGACGCGGTGGTCCACGCCTGGGACCTGTCGCGGGCGATCGGCGCCGACGAGCGCCTCCCGCCGGCGCTGGTGGACTTCGCCCTCGCGGAGTTCGCCCCGTACGCCGGCTCCCTGCCCGCCACGGGCCTCTTCGCCGAGCCGGTGCCGTCGGCCCCGGGCGCCGACGCGCAGACCCGGCTCCTCACCATGCTCGGCCGCCGTCCCTGA